The genome window TTGGCCTTCCAGTGATGTCAGAAAAATGATGGACGCCTCCAGACCATCAGAGAATCTGTGTCAACCTCCCCCTCTACATTTAATGAGTGTCATCAGATTTGaagctgctgttcacatttgaCTTGACTACTCTGCTAGGCACAATGCAGCCTCTTGTCCACTGACTGGTTTAATATGTGAGAGCGTGTGCTGAATACAGGATCAGCCAGTTAAGGCCTCTATATACTCCCAACAGTgcccacattgcatcacgtgactgactCATTGGTCAGCTTGGCCCCTATGCGTCacgacgcgcacacggcaaaaattgttgctgcgcgtagattgccgcggagatcatctctcattATTGGTCCGTTTtcgtcacatgctgtgatgacgtagtcggcgttccccttggttccacataccatcTGCGCCGCTGCCTTCTTGATCAattttgcagtataattaaacgtatcatctggtcatctaggtccatttgttttagcagacactgttctacagtcgccattgttgttgctttgttccttgttccgaaaaggaaagtaaaaatggctaccggaaatggcgcAAAAATgtagaggaaactccaccctgtggtgtcctagccaataccagctgtagcgacaccctgccgacttggaggtgaactgcagtacattttccaaACTGCGCGTGTGACTTGcgcgcgagtataaaggcaaactgccgcagtgacgtcagcgtggtcGCCGCCCACCCGTGGATAAAGAAAGAAGCCTTTAGTGTTTGTCATGTTtgaattcaaaatgtaaatggCAGCTTTCAGTTTACTGAAACTACTACAATACTGTTTAAAgcaaatttaaatgaatattcCCATTTAGCAAAATAGTCTACATTTGCATGCGTTAGTGCCAAGGTTATTATAGCAAACAACAACtaccaaaattaaaaacaaaatttaaaaacatttgtaaatgaaataaaataaaaacaagtgtttttttttttttttttttaaacaactttcaatttgcaaaactaactaaaactaTAATTACAGCAAAAATGTccttcatttttgtctttgtcaattTCATACATTAGCTTTcggcttttattttaaatgtttttatttcggATAAATACATAGATATGGAATGAATATGGGAGGAAGGTGGGATCAGTCCTTTGGTAATTGTAGTTCACTTACTGTGTGTCGCCTAGAAGTGATGCCATCGGGCAGCGCCGTCATATTGACGGCTCGACAGACCAAGCGTGAGTTTTACCGCGAAGCTAACTTAACTTTTACATCCAAGCTGTTTTTACGCACTGCTAACGGAAATGCTGAAACGGCTAAGACGGCTACTGAGTAGGTAGCTCCTTCACCAAACCTGCACGTCGTTTATTCGTCTTTTGGGGAAAACTCAGACAAACGGACAACTGCCGAGAGTCTTAAAATGCCCCACCGCAAAAAGCAGATGTGAAAGTAGACAAGGAGTTTGTCTCACTCACACAGCAGGTGATTGAACTATTGCAACTTCAGGAGATTTTCACAGGACTACTTCAGCAACAGCATTAAAACTTGAAAGGCTTTGTCACAATTGTCATGgactcaacaaaaaaaaaaaagtatggatGCACTTTCACTGGAAATACAGAAGGTAAAAGCAAGCTTACTTTGTCTATCTGTCTGACAGTCACAaatctccagcacgcccgcgaccgtagtgaggataagcggtacagaaaatggatggatggatgggaaggaaaacatgcaattAAGAACTTGTCCATACTACAGCATGTGGCTCATGAATGGTTTTACTGTACGTTGTAATGCATCTAATCTAACCTTAAAAGCAGGATTATGTACTGCACCTATTGcactttaaatttgtttgttacacagtacctgtatttgatttgtggatggttcTTCATCTGTTAGTTAagttaataaatgtttaaagtggtatttttttgttgtgtttttattccaCAATACTtattgtgatcttttttttttttttcacacttgacaaatactcagaatatatatttaaaaaaactaatactgGAACTAAACTCAAATGAAGCAttcttgaaaaaacaaatactaataactaaaaaaaaaacttctctaaaaacaaattaaactaactgaatttgaaaaagaagagccaaaaacaaataaaaaccaaCTATAATGGAAAATCCAAAACTTTTATAACCTTGGTTAGAGCTGAATAAGCCCCTTTCACTCCACGCATCTACTTTGGTTGTCATGGCTTTACTTGCTATTggcacattttccacattcaaaTCCAGATACCACGAGGTGAGATTTCTCATACTTGGGCAGCTGGGGTTCCAAGTGGATTGTACTGACACAATATGGGTTTACATAAACAACTGCTGGTTCCTCATTATGAAATTgcaatgaggaattaaaaaagacaattcatTTCAACTTTCacttatttatagagcactttaaaaaaactgtacctctaacaaagtactgtacataataaacatcaaacaaaacaataaatggaatacttaaaatacaaacaaaataaagtcttagttttttcattaaaatatgtCTCTTGAAACAATTTTTCCAAACAACTCCTGGAGCTCTCCTTTTTATTTCCAAATTGTCACAGTCCAAATATAATTCATCACTGACAATGCCTCAGCACAAATTTTTGGACATAAATGCTGTTATTTATTAGAGAAtcaaatattataaatattgtattttattcactttatccTCATTTAATTGAGTAGCATTAAGATCACCTCAGCTAATGCAAACACTCTTTAAAACTAAGTTCTCGGTTATGTCTGATGCCGCAATGTTATGTTAATCCAGCCCCACTTCCATCTACTTCCTAGTCCTATTTAATGGCAAGAATGTGTATCATTTATCAGCAAAGTAGCCATGTTGTTTTGTTGCTGAGTTTTGTAAACACATGAAAGGTGATGTAAAGgtagatgaggaaaaaaagggtgCATATAGCCACACTAGCTTGAATCCTCTCTCTTGTAGAGACCTTTGTGAATAAGAGAGAGCCACACTGCACAAAATGGTGGACAGGACCCATAATGAGTTTCAGTGGTTTGACAGCCTGTCTTAACATGATTGAGACACACATTTAGCCACACAGCAGTTAAGGAGATTAAAGCAGTCTAAAATAACTTCCAACCAGTGTCAAGGACAACTTGCAAAGTGCCCTTACTTACatgacacacacatgcgcacacactcaAACATACGAGCTTCtcaccacacatttttaatgctgCTGGTTCAGCAAAGGCTGGAAGTTTcagaaatacatttgcatttataaaCATTTCATGATACCAAGTTCTCTAATACAGAGCGGGTCTAATAACTCATTCCCTATGTTACTGAATGAGAGTCAACAAATTACTTCTATTAAAGTGGAAGAAAGACAAAGGCATAACTAGACACAGGATAGACTGGCTATGTGCCTCTATCTACCATGGGTCATTGCACTCAGCATAAATGAAAGGAGACTAAAAAAACAAGTGGGGTCATGGGGAAGGGTGATCACATAGCTGAGTGGATGCCAGCCATCTTGTCTGATCTGATTGCAGTGCTCCAGTCCAACCTCTTTCCCTGTGTTTCTCCCTGCCTCCCTTCTCATCGTCACCATTGTTTTCTAAACATGTCCCTGCACGACACAATACCACAGCCTGCAGTATATTCATTGTCAAAACCTGTATTTTTCTTTCACTGCACTGGAACAGACTAACATTCAACTTACTGAAATGACTACATAGCACCTTGGTGATATGTTCACCCTATTTGGTCACACTGCCTTTACATAGACCATGGCATAACATAATGTAATACTTCAATGtcttatgtattttatattgtcTTTTGGCATTCAATACACCACTTTAATATACATAACAAGAGAGGTCTCTTGCTTTGTCCCTATTGCTGCTTTGCATGCCATGTAAGGTTTTTGTCAATAAGTCTTCTTATGTTggctttcctcttcttctttccaGGTAACCCAGCAGCCCCCAAGAAACAGCAACCATGCCAGAGCTCTGTGTTGGAATCAATGGGTGTGttagaaacacatttagttttaggTTGCATAATGGTTCATCCTTCTTGCAGCTGTTATCACAATAAAATTCCTCAGAATGTGTTCAGGTTGCATTATTTATGACTGGTCTGgatgttgctttttatttttttttacttttacaaaatattttgaaatgctgTTTCATGTAACATCATAGGCATGACtgatgtctcttttttttctttattcttttttgcAGCTTTGGCCGTATTGGCCGCCTTGTGTTGAGGGCCTGCCTTCAGAAAGAAGGCATCAAGGTTGTGGCCATCAATGACCCCTTCATTGACCTGCAGTACATGGTGAGAGAATTTAAGATATGCTGAAATGTGGTGTGGCCCATGTGGGTGTAACATTTAAGATGATGAGCTGTGCTAAAGCTTAGAAGACTAACATTAGACTGTTCTTGCTATTTCTTGCTTGTTATTCCATTTAAATGTGTGTCCATTGATCACAAACATGCATAGTTAGCATTATCATTTCAACTCTTAGGTCTACATGTTCAAGTATGACTCCACCCATGGCCGTTACAAAGGTGAGGTCTCCGAGGAGAACGGCCAGCTCATCGTGGATGGCCAGTCAATCTCTGTCTTCCAGTAGTAAGTGGTAACAGTGTTTCATAGACATGAACGTTAAAGTAGGATTCATTACTATTAGGTTACCAGTTTTTCCTGCTGCTCAGTCACCTCCCAAGTGAATTTCTGGCAACATGGAAAAGGATTTGAGCCTCGTGAAATAGTTGCCTTTGCTCTCTTTGTAAAACTTGGTAAAAGACAAAAAGGGGATTATTCAAGTTTGCTGTTTGAGCACTAAGCCtagctttttaaatgtttcctcTTGTGTCATCTTTTTTAAAGTACAAAGATTTTTGTTTGTCCGTTACAAGCTAGTAGTTATTAAAGATCTTTTCTTCTTTATCTGACTCGAGTATGAAGCCAGCTGAGATCCCTTGGGGCAAGGCTGGTGCCAAGTATGTTGTGGAGTCCACCGGAGTCTTCCTCAATTTGGAGAAGGCTTCTGTATGTCCATGCACATCCACTACATGCATCCACGTGTCCAGTTGGTCACATTTCCAACGTGTGCCCTTTCTCTCCTGGCCATAGGCTCACATAAGTGGTGGGGCTGAACGTGTGGTAGTGTCAGCACCCTCACCTGATGCTCccatgtttgtcatgggtgtcAATGAGGACAAATATGATCCCTCCTCCATGACTATCGTCAGGTAATATGGTGGCGTCTTTTAAGTGTTGTGTTTTATGCAGGTGACTGACGTGACTCTCACGACTCCTCTTTAAAATACACGTGTGTGTTTCTGTTGACAGCAATGCCTCCTGCACCACCAACTGCCTGGCCCCACTGGCCAAAGTCATCCATGATAACTT of Phycodurus eques isolate BA_2022a chromosome 4, UOR_Pequ_1.1, whole genome shotgun sequence contains these proteins:
- the gapdhs gene encoding glyceraldehyde-3-phosphate dehydrogenase 2; amino-acid sequence: MPELCVGINGFGRIGRLVLRACLQKEGIKVVAINDPFIDLQYMVYMFKYDSTHGRYKGEVSEENGQLIVDGQSISVFQYMKPAEIPWGKAGAKYVVESTGVFLNLEKASAHISGGAERVVVSAPSPDAPMFVMGVNEDKYDPSSMTIVSNASCTTNCLAPLAKVIHDNFGIEEALMTTVHAYTATQKTVDGPSAKAWRDGRGGHQNIIPASTGAAKAVGKVIPELNGKLTGMAFRVPVADVSVVDLTCRLSKAASYAQIKEAVKKAARGPLKGVLGYTEDQVVSSDFIGDTHSSIFDAGAGISLNDNFVKLISWYDNEFGYSHRVADLLLYMHSKE